From Bdellovibrio sp. KM01:
AGGCGGGGATGACTCCGGTTGAAGCCATTCGTGTCGCCACTGTGAATAATGCCAATATTTTAGGGATAGCCAAAGAGTATGCGGGAATCGCCGAAGGCATGAAGGCGAATCTTTTGATATTGGATGCCGATCCTTCGGAAGACATCGCTAACACACAAAAGATCCACTCGGTCTTTATCAACGGTAAACTTATCGAAAGACGTTAAGGCAGAAAGTGATGGCCCCAGCATTAATGAAGTCAATAAAACAGGATCCCACCAAAGGCACGATCAGGAAGGCTTTGGGTGCAGGCCCGTACTTCTGAGTAAGGGATTGCATATTGGCCATCGCATTTGCCGTCGTGCCCATCATAAATCCAGTATAGCCAGCTGCTATGACCGCAGATTCATAATTGTTTCCCGCAATCCACATAACGGGACCCAAGGCAGTTAATACCACCAACAAAGTTTGTACGAGTAAGAATATCAGAATGGGTCCCGCCGCATTTTGCAACTCTTCCAGTCTTAAGCTCATGATGGCCATCGCGATAAACAGAGTCAGAGAAACAGAGCCGATCTCTTCGATCCATTCTGATTTGATTTTGAAAAATGAAGTCGCATCCTCAATATTTCTAAAAACAGCAGCGATCACCATTGACCCGATATAGATGGGTAAAGTGACACCCCAAGAACTGATCCAAGAGCTAAGAGTTGTACCTAAACCCAGAATCAAACAAAGACCCAATGCATGAAATAAAAGGTCGCGACCCGGAACAAACTTTAAAAGTTTGGATTCATCGACATTAACTTCTTCGGCTGATTTGTTGCTTTTTAAATTTCTTTTGTTGATCAGGTAAGTCGCAAGGGGCGCCCCGACAAGTCCACCCAAGACTATGCCCCCCATAGCTGTGGTCAGTCCAATTACCGATGCGTTTTCAATTCCAATCGCTGCAAATGAAGGTGCAAATGCCAAGGCTGTTCCTGGACCACCGGTTAATGCCACGGGGCCTGTCAAAACTCCCAACAGGGGATTTAAGCCCATGATTTTTGCGGCACTCATTCCGGCAATGATTTGTAAGGCCAATCCACCCACCGCTAATAACAGAAAATACAGAACGCCGCGGCCACCTTGTTTTAGTAATTTAAAAGAAGCGGCATATCCGACAGAGGCAAAGAAGGCGATCATCAGTGTCGTTTCAAAAGTTTTATCAAATTCGATGGAAAATAAATTCTGTGATTTTAGAAATGAGATGACCAATGCCACCAGCAAACCGCCAATCACCGGAGACGGCAGATTGTATTTATCTATAAAGTTGAACTTGGATTTTAAATAGCGCCCAAAATAGACCACAAGGGCTGCAATAGCGACTGTTTGAATGGCTGTAAAACTCATATACTAAGGCTAGTCTCTGTCTGAGTCGCTGTCCAGGGCGCATTGCGGTAATGGGTTTACAACACCTAAGAAACGACATAGATTCAATTCATGATTCGCGCAGTTGCCATCCATTTGATGATCTTAATCAGCCTCTTCAGTTTTTGGAGTGTGGGCTACGCGTCTCAAATTGATGACTGTTGCATCGAGCGACTGTCACAGTCCACGGAAACTCATGTTTCTGAAACTAAAAGCAAGGCAGTTGCAACTATCGCTGGTCATCCCGATGATTGTGCTGCTCGTTGCGATGACTGTGTTATCTGCCAGAGCCAGTGTAATCAGCACGGGGTCGTTACTTTTGTGACGCCAGAGTTCGGATTCGATCTGGCCCAGGCCCATGATTTTACGTTTGTTCATTCATACTCTGATATTGATCCAACAGTTCTGAAAGAACCTCCTCGAGCTTAGGCTTACTCACGGCTTTTTCAGCCGTTTTATTTCCTCACAATTTAAACAGTATTCAGTCTGCGTTTTATAAACGTCAGATTCCGGAGTTATATAATGATATTCCTTGTTAAAAGGCCTGTCGTGGTGGCCTTATTCGTAGGCCTTGTTTTGACGGGTGTTCGTGCCCATTCTGCGAATGAGCAGAAAGAAGCTGGACATCATCAGCATGGCACTCATCCTGAATGTCCTATTCCTCAATCTGCGATGGATATCCTAAAGTGTGCCAGCGAAAATCACCCCAAGATTCGCGCGGCCCAACTGGATGAACAGGTTCAAAGCGGAGTTGAAATAAGAGAAGGTCAAATTCCCAATCCCAGCTTAAACCTGGAATCTGTGTCGGGAGATATGGGAAATGTTTCCCGCAAAGAAACCAAAATATCCCTGATGCAGCCGTTGGAAATCGGTGGCGCGCGCGGAGCGCGAATCGATCTTGCCAAGGCAAACACTTTTTTGAGTCGTGCTGAATTCGAAGAGATCCGTGCCAATGTTATGATTGAAACGGTGATAAATCTTTATCGACTAGCGCAGTTGAAAATTCAGGCTGAAAGCAGTGATCGCACAATACAGGCTTATCAAGGCAGTATCTCGTCGTTAAAGCGTCGTGCGGCTCTCTCGCCAGAGCAAAAAGTTTCTCTTTCTGTTTTTCAAATGGCCCTATCGGAGACAAAGCTGCGCAGGCTATCGATCACGGAAGAACAGCGATCCTTGTCTCACTATTTCCATATGGCGACAGGAAATTCCTACGACGAAATCAAGGGAGTATTGCCAAGCCAGTATAAGTGGCCCACTTTGGCAGAATTTGCAGAAATTAAATCTCCCACAAAAGCCAAAGCCCTCGCAGGGCAAATGGCGGCCGAAGCTCAGTTAAGCCAAGAACAGGCCAATTCCTGGCCCGTGTTGGCGATTGGGCCGATGGTGCAAATGGAGGAAGAGGGCAGTGAAAAGGCCAATCTCTATGGTCTGCAGCTAAGCTTTCCCTTGCCCCTGTTCAATGTGAATGGTGGCGGTCGCAA
This genomic window contains:
- the gltS gene encoding sodium/glutamate symporter, whose translation is MSFTAIQTVAIAALVVYFGRYLKSKFNFIDKYNLPSPVIGGLLVALVISFLKSQNLFSIEFDKTFETTLMIAFFASVGYAASFKLLKQGGRGVLYFLLLAVGGLALQIIAGMSAAKIMGLNPLLGVLTGPVALTGGPGTALAFAPSFAAIGIENASVIGLTTAMGGIVLGGLVGAPLATYLINKRNLKSNKSAEEVNVDESKLLKFVPGRDLLFHALGLCLILGLGTTLSSWISSWGVTLPIYIGSMVIAAVFRNIEDATSFFKIKSEWIEEIGSVSLTLFIAMAIMSLRLEELQNAAGPILIFLLVQTLLVVLTALGPVMWIAGNNYESAVIAAGYTGFMMGTTANAMANMQSLTQKYGPAPKAFLIVPLVGSCFIDFINAGAITFCLNVFR
- a CDS encoding TolC family protein, translating into MIFLVKRPVVVALFVGLVLTGVRAHSANEQKEAGHHQHGTHPECPIPQSAMDILKCASENHPKIRAAQLDEQVQSGVEIREGQIPNPSLNLESVSGDMGNVSRKETKISLMQPLEIGGARGARIDLAKANTFLSRAEFEEIRANVMIETVINLYRLAQLKIQAESSDRTIQAYQGSISSLKRRAALSPEQKVSLSVFQMALSETKLRRLSITEEQRSLSHYFHMATGNSYDEIKGVLPSQYKWPTLAEFAEIKSPTKAKALAGQMAAEAQLSQEQANSWPVLAIGPMVQMEEEGSEKANLYGLQLSFPLPLFNVNGGGRKAAQLSVQRSQELLKITERVESHEREEILHNYEDSLKALKESPQFTEIDEENRKNQKLAGSGLIPASLAIEAQRSNAELLKTLQERELRTLQALWTIYKLDGRIMTESL